A window of Ovis canadensis isolate MfBH-ARS-UI-01 breed Bighorn chromosome X, ARS-UI_OviCan_v2, whole genome shotgun sequence contains these coding sequences:
- the FTSJ1 gene encoding tRNA (cytidine(32)/guanosine(34)-2'-O)-methyltransferase isoform X3 codes for MAPLPGVLQIQGDITQLSTAKEIIQHFEGCPADLVVCDGAPDVTGLHDVDEYMQAQLLLAALNIATHVLKPGGCFVAKIFRGRDVTLIYSQLRVFFSSVLCAKPRSSRNSSIEAFAVCKGYDPPEGFLPDLTKPLLDHSYDPDFNQLDGPTRIIVPFVTCGDLSAYDSDRSYPLDLEDGSEYKYTPPTQPPISPPYQEACALKKKGQLAKEICPQDCPMSTVDMLPQSLATPQRYTLQISEVEDSGVNCSS; via the exons GTGTTACAGATCCAGGGGGATATCACCCAG CTGTCCACTGCCAAAGAGATCATCCAGCATTTTGAAGGCTGCCCCGCGGACCTAGTGGTGTGTGACGGGGCTCCTGATG TAACCGGCCTCCACGATGTTGATGAGTATATGCAGGCCCAGCTCCTCCTAGCT GCTCTGAACATTGCTACACACGTCTTGAAGCCAGGGGGCTGCTTTGTGGCTAAG ATCTTCCGAGGCCGGGATGTGACACTGATCTATAGCCAGCTGCGTGTCTTCTTCTCCAGCGTGCTCTGTGCCAAGCCCAGAAGCAGCCGGAACTCCAGCATTG AGGCCTTTGCTGTCTGTAAGGGTTACGACCCCCCTGAGGGCTTCCTGCCGGACCTGACCAAACCCCTGCTGGACCACTCTTATG ATCCAGATTTCAACCAGTTGGATGGCCCCACCCGCATCATTGTGCCATTTGTGACCTGTGGGGACCTGAGCGCCTATGATTCAGACCGCAGTTACCCACTGGAC CTAGAGGACGGCTCAGAATACAAGTACACACCACCCACGCAGCCCCCCATCTCACCACCCTACCAGGAGGCCTGCGCATTGAAGAAGAAGGGGCAGCTGGCCAAGGAGATCTGCCCCCAAGACTGCCCCATGAGCACAGTGGACATGTTGCCCCAGTCCCTGGCCACTCCACAGCGCTACACCCTGCAGATCTCTGAG gtGGAAGACAGTGGAGTGAATTGCTCGTCTTAA
- the FTSJ1 gene encoding tRNA (cytidine(32)/guanosine(34)-2'-O)-methyltransferase isoform X4, translating to MQAQLLLAALNIATHVLKPGGCFVAKIFRGRDVTLIYSQLRVFFSSVLCAKPRSSRNSSIEAFAVCKGYDPPEGFLPDLTKPLLDHSYDPDFNQLDGPTRIIVPFVTCGDLSAYDSDRSYPLDLEDGSEYKYTPPTQPPISPPYQEACALKKKGQLAKEICPQDCPMSTVDMLPQSLATPQRYTLQISEVEDSGVNCSS from the exons ATGCAGGCCCAGCTCCTCCTAGCT GCTCTGAACATTGCTACACACGTCTTGAAGCCAGGGGGCTGCTTTGTGGCTAAG ATCTTCCGAGGCCGGGATGTGACACTGATCTATAGCCAGCTGCGTGTCTTCTTCTCCAGCGTGCTCTGTGCCAAGCCCAGAAGCAGCCGGAACTCCAGCATTG AGGCCTTTGCTGTCTGTAAGGGTTACGACCCCCCTGAGGGCTTCCTGCCGGACCTGACCAAACCCCTGCTGGACCACTCTTATG ATCCAGATTTCAACCAGTTGGATGGCCCCACCCGCATCATTGTGCCATTTGTGACCTGTGGGGACCTGAGCGCCTATGATTCAGACCGCAGTTACCCACTGGAC CTAGAGGACGGCTCAGAATACAAGTACACACCACCCACGCAGCCCCCCATCTCACCACCCTACCAGGAGGCCTGCGCATTGAAGAAGAAGGGGCAGCTGGCCAAGGAGATCTGCCCCCAAGACTGCCCCATGAGCACAGTGGACATGTTGCCCCAGTCCCTGGCCACTCCACAGCGCTACACCCTGCAGATCTCTGAG gtGGAAGACAGTGGAGTGAATTGCTCGTCTTAA
- the FTSJ1 gene encoding tRNA (cytidine(32)/guanosine(34)-2'-O)-methyltransferase isoform X5 has product MQAQLLLAALNIATHVLKPGGCFVAKIFRGRDVTLIYSQLRVFFSSVLCAKPRSSRNSSIEAFAVCKGYDPPEGFLPDLTKPLLDHSYDPDFNQLDGPTRIIVPFVTCGDLSAYDSDRSYPLDLEDGSEYKYTPPTQPPISPPYQEACALKKKGQLAKEICPQDCPMSTVDMLPQSLATPQRYTLQISEV; this is encoded by the exons ATGCAGGCCCAGCTCCTCCTAGCT GCTCTGAACATTGCTACACACGTCTTGAAGCCAGGGGGCTGCTTTGTGGCTAAG ATCTTCCGAGGCCGGGATGTGACACTGATCTATAGCCAGCTGCGTGTCTTCTTCTCCAGCGTGCTCTGTGCCAAGCCCAGAAGCAGCCGGAACTCCAGCATTG AGGCCTTTGCTGTCTGTAAGGGTTACGACCCCCCTGAGGGCTTCCTGCCGGACCTGACCAAACCCCTGCTGGACCACTCTTATG ATCCAGATTTCAACCAGTTGGATGGCCCCACCCGCATCATTGTGCCATTTGTGACCTGTGGGGACCTGAGCGCCTATGATTCAGACCGCAGTTACCCACTGGAC CTAGAGGACGGCTCAGAATACAAGTACACACCACCCACGCAGCCCCCCATCTCACCACCCTACCAGGAGGCCTGCGCATTGAAGAAGAAGGGGCAGCTGGCCAAGGAGATCTGCCCCCAAGACTGCCCCATGAGCACAGTGGACATGTTGCCCCAGTCCCTGGCCACTCCACAGCGCTACACCCTGCAGATCTCTGAGGTCTGA